A portion of the Chrysiogenes arsenatis DSM 11915 genome contains these proteins:
- a CDS encoding sensor histidine kinase: MHQRGQKILIVDDERLNIRVLDEMLRDTYEVSVALSGEEALEVVRIVVPDLILLDIQMPGMDGYEVCRRLMADEATRSVPIVFVTAMHEKDDEQRGLELGAVDYITKPFHPAIILSRLKNHLKLQQLNRQLKQQVEQEVALRMTAQQEHELSRQLLIQQSKMAEMGSMLGAIAHQWQQPLCTVSILTESVLCAHQNKLLDEAYLKETTESVLQQIRFMAKTVEDFRRFLVPSKEKVVFNLLTSVQEIIALIGKEFELRDIALDVHCPRKVRVIGYPNEVKQVVLNLLNNARDALSERKCTDPRVSVTIEAIASSARVMVCDNGGGISEDLLPEKLFDPFETTKGEKGTGIGLSLAKQIITRMDGTIAATNTHEGACFILTLPLAGEDA; this comes from the coding sequence ATGCACCAAAGAGGCCAGAAAATCCTTATCGTCGATGATGAACGGCTCAATATTCGCGTTTTAGACGAGATGCTTCGCGACACCTATGAAGTGAGCGTAGCCCTGAGCGGTGAAGAAGCACTTGAAGTAGTACGCATTGTTGTGCCAGATCTTATCTTACTCGACATCCAAATGCCGGGTATGGACGGCTACGAAGTATGCCGCCGCCTCATGGCAGACGAAGCGACCCGTTCCGTTCCCATAGTTTTTGTAACAGCTATGCACGAAAAAGATGACGAGCAGCGTGGACTTGAACTTGGCGCCGTTGACTATATTACCAAGCCATTTCATCCAGCAATTATCCTTTCGCGCCTCAAAAACCATTTGAAACTCCAACAACTCAATCGCCAACTCAAGCAGCAGGTTGAACAGGAAGTCGCCTTGCGCATGACGGCGCAACAAGAGCACGAACTAAGTCGCCAACTGCTTATTCAACAAAGCAAAATGGCAGAAATGGGTTCGATGCTTGGTGCCATCGCTCACCAGTGGCAGCAGCCACTGTGTACCGTTTCAATCCTGACAGAATCGGTGCTCTGCGCTCACCAAAATAAGCTTCTTGATGAAGCATATCTGAAAGAGACCACGGAAAGCGTTCTGCAACAAATTCGCTTTATGGCAAAAACCGTAGAAGACTTCCGCCGTTTTCTTGTACCAAGCAAAGAAAAAGTGGTTTTCAACCTTCTTACAAGCGTACAGGAAATCATCGCACTGATCGGGAAGGAGTTTGAGTTGCGCGATATAGCGCTCGACGTACACTGTCCGCGAAAAGTGCGCGTTATCGGCTATCCGAATGAAGTCAAACAAGTGGTGCTCAACCTCCTGAATAATGCGCGAGACGCCCTAAGCGAGCGGAAATGCACTGACCCACGGGTGAGCGTCACCATTGAAGCCATCGCATCGTCCGCACGCGTCATGGTATGTGATAACGGTGGCGGTATTTCAGAAGACCTCCTCCCTGAAAAACTCTTTGACCCTTTTGAAACCACCAAAGGGGAGAAAGGGACCGGCATTGGCCTTTCGCTCGCCAAACAAATCATCACGCGCATGGACGGCACCATTGCTGCCACGAATACCCATGAAGGTGCCTGCTTTATCCTGACACTGCCACTTGCCGGAGAAGATGCTTGA